The proteins below come from a single Iocasia fonsfrigidae genomic window:
- a CDS encoding alpha/beta hydrolase, producing MKVFLTLKLMIIVVCLVLVSGIVLAEGSLSGKWEGAIVVDGQELGITIHFKGDVDDLRASIDIPLQGVKNYSLQNIKIEGKKIYMELPSQVTGKFSGKLQGEQISGEYNQGMASGDFYLQKKVNQGVEKEEQSEKELTVEEVSLEVDDGVLYGTLQLPGGEYLLESKKHPVVLIIAGSGPTDRNGNSIVSGENNSLKMLAEGLAEGGIASLRYDKRMIAESSGINTSEAKLRFNDFINDAVGWINKLQQDRRFSDVYVLGHSQGSLIGMVAVRQSNADGFISIAGPGRNIAQILERQLSSSLPGELKQESFRILNSLKSGETVADVDPKLNSLFRPAIQPFLISYMKYDPLIEIGKLSVPVLIVQGTRDLQVSIEDAQRLKEANSTAELVIIENMNHVLKEVSADPAENIAAYSKSDLPLADDLVKVINEFIK from the coding sequence TTGAAGGTATTTCTCACTTTAAAACTAATGATCATTGTTGTCTGTCTAGTGTTGGTTAGTGGTATAGTTCTGGCGGAAGGTTCTTTAAGTGGTAAATGGGAAGGTGCGATTGTTGTTGATGGGCAGGAATTAGGTATTACTATTCATTTCAAGGGAGATGTGGATGATTTGCGGGCAAGTATTGATATACCGTTACAGGGGGTTAAAAACTATTCTCTACAAAATATTAAAATAGAAGGCAAAAAAATATATATGGAGCTCCCTTCCCAGGTAACAGGGAAATTCTCCGGTAAATTGCAAGGGGAACAGATTAGCGGGGAGTATAATCAGGGTATGGCCAGTGGTGATTTTTACCTACAAAAAAAAGTTAACCAGGGAGTTGAAAAAGAAGAACAGAGTGAGAAAGAATTAACAGTAGAGGAAGTTAGTCTGGAAGTTGATGATGGTGTTCTCTACGGTACTCTACAGCTTCCCGGTGGTGAATATCTATTAGAAAGCAAAAAGCACCCTGTGGTATTAATTATAGCAGGTTCTGGTCCTACAGATCGTAATGGAAATTCAATAGTTAGTGGAGAAAATAATTCCTTGAAAATGTTAGCAGAAGGACTGGCTGAAGGGGGAATTGCTTCTTTACGTTATGATAAAAGGATGATTGCAGAAAGCTCAGGGATTAATACTTCAGAGGCTAAATTGAGATTTAATGACTTTATAAATGATGCAGTGGGATGGATTAATAAATTGCAACAGGACAGGCGTTTTTCTGATGTGTATGTACTAGGTCATAGTCAGGGTTCATTGATTGGGATGGTTGCTGTACGTCAAAGCAATGCAGACGGATTTATATCTATCGCCGGTCCTGGCAGGAATATTGCTCAGATATTAGAGAGACAGTTATCATCTTCTTTGCCCGGGGAACTAAAACAGGAATCTTTTAGGATACTTAATTCCTTAAAATCAGGAGAGACAGTAGCAGATGTTGATCCTAAATTAAATAGTTTATTTCGACCTGCAATTCAACCTTTTTTAATCTCATATATGAAATATGACCCGTTAATAGAAATAGGGAAATTATCTGTTCCTGTATTAATTGTTCAGGGTACTAGAGATTTGCAGGTAAGTATTGAAGATGCCCAAAGATTGAAGGAAGCTAATAGTACAGCAGAGTTAGTAATTATTGAGAATATGAATCATGTATTAAAAGAAGTATCAGCTGATCCAGCTGAAAACATTGCTGCCTATAGTAAATCAGATTTACCTTTAGCTGATGATTTAGTAAAAGTAATTAATGAATTTATTAAGTGA
- a CDS encoding MFS transporter, which produces MEDNIVLEEKPIKTSFYYGWIVLIIAALSYFFSGPGQTYSISIFIDHYIDKFNWSRSLISSLYSMATLGSGLIMTGVGRYIDKLGQRKMLTIVPFVFGLACFWMSSVFNPIMIFIGFLFLRLLGQGSMTLIPQTLIPHWFKNKRGFALSIMGLGGVIASSLLPPLNNWMIGSQGLKLTWWFWGILLIFLMTPLGWFFIRNKPENIGLTPDGVEKGDFRAKITPRVYMSNDPWTLKQAMTTRAFWFMIYCIVVPSLVNTGLTFHMVSIVTEKGFSSGFAAYILSISAIIRFPITFLAGYLLDRIRVHILKAVNFFLLAGALFLILQADSKITLIIYALVHGVFMVFDNVSTGVLWPNYFGNKYLGSIRGFTMTAIVIGSSLGPLPFGIAYDYFGGYKEVMIITMILPILAIIAAFVSPPPEYTAEKGEK; this is translated from the coding sequence ATGGAAGATAACATTGTATTAGAAGAAAAACCAATTAAAACATCTTTTTATTATGGTTGGATTGTATTAATAATTGCAGCTTTATCTTACTTTTTTTCTGGCCCAGGTCAGACATATTCTATTTCAATTTTTATTGATCATTATATTGATAAATTTAACTGGAGCCGGTCTTTGATCTCCAGTCTTTATTCAATGGCTACCCTGGGTTCAGGTTTAATTATGACGGGGGTTGGTAGGTACATAGATAAACTCGGCCAGCGTAAAATGTTAACGATTGTTCCTTTTGTTTTTGGTCTGGCCTGTTTCTGGATGAGTAGTGTTTTCAACCCAATTATGATCTTTATAGGTTTTTTATTTTTGCGTTTATTAGGTCAGGGTTCAATGACTTTAATTCCACAGACACTAATACCACACTGGTTTAAAAACAAAAGGGGATTTGCCTTAAGTATAATGGGGCTTGGAGGTGTCATTGCTTCCAGTTTGTTGCCTCCTTTAAACAACTGGATGATAGGGAGTCAGGGATTGAAATTAACCTGGTGGTTCTGGGGTATTCTACTTATTTTCTTAATGACTCCACTGGGATGGTTTTTTATTCGCAACAAACCAGAGAATATAGGTTTAACACCTGATGGTGTTGAAAAAGGTGATTTTAGAGCAAAGATAACTCCCCGGGTTTATATGAGTAATGACCCATGGACCTTAAAACAGGCAATGACTACCCGGGCATTCTGGTTTATGATTTATTGTATTGTAGTACCTTCACTGGTTAACACAGGCTTAACTTTTCATATGGTATCTATAGTTACTGAAAAAGGTTTTTCATCAGGTTTTGCTGCTTATATTTTAAGTATTTCTGCAATAATACGTTTCCCAATTACTTTTTTAGCAGGATATTTGTTAGATAGGATAAGGGTTCATATCCTTAAAGCTGTTAATTTTTTTCTTCTGGCAGGGGCATTATTTTTAATCTTACAGGCTGATAGTAAAATTACCTTAATAATATATGCCCTGGTTCATGGTGTATTTATGGTTTTTGATAATGTAAGTACTGGGGTGCTCTGGCCGAATTATTTTGGCAATAAGTATTTGGGAAGTATACGTGGATTTACGATGACAGCGATAGTAATAGGTTCATCATTAGGTCCTCTGCCTTTTGGTATAGCCTATGATTATTTTGGCGGCTATAAGGAGGTAATGATTATTACGATGATTTTACCAATACTTGCTATCATAGCAGCATTTGTTTCTCCACCACCAGAGTATACGGCAGAAAAGGGTGAAAAATAA
- a CDS encoding DsrE family protein codes for MNNTKKLYILWTNADPITSEKMVMMYAINSKLNNWWQEVSIIVWGATANLIVESDLIQEKIKQAIHVGVNISACKACADQLGVSDTLVELGIELKYWGEDLTEILKANEKLLNI; via the coding sequence ATGAATAATACAAAAAAATTATATATTCTATGGACAAATGCAGACCCGATTACTTCTGAAAAAATGGTTATGATGTATGCTATTAATAGCAAATTAAATAACTGGTGGCAAGAGGTATCTATCATAGTTTGGGGAGCAACAGCCAATCTTATTGTAGAAAGTGATTTAATACAAGAAAAAATAAAACAGGCCATTCATGTAGGTGTTAATATTTCTGCCTGTAAGGCCTGTGCCGATCAATTAGGGGTGTCAGATACTTTAGTCGAACTGGGGATTGAACTTAAGTATTGGGGAGAAGATCTAACAGAGATATTAAAGGCAAATGAAAAACTATTAAATATTTAA
- a CDS encoding YetF domain-containing protein produces MKIIIEVILQTILAFFAILFFTRLIGKKQIAELSFSDYINGITFGSIAATLATDTAQRTWQHFIGLFLFAFLTFLMQYITLKNRTALKVIEGEPTVLIHKGKILEKNMKETRINIGDLLSELRQNNIFDIRDVHYAILETDGKLSVLPNADKKPLTPSDIKQTGQEEAVNSELIVDGKIIKQNIKQHGLNSKWLREQLKNNNIEKVADVVYAAYNPVDGSLYFDLKKDKLGKDKLDISDIE; encoded by the coding sequence ATGAAGATAATAATCGAAGTAATTTTACAGACCATTCTAGCTTTTTTTGCTATACTTTTTTTTACTAGACTAATAGGGAAGAAACAGATAGCAGAGTTATCTTTTTCTGATTATATTAATGGTATTACCTTTGGTTCAATTGCTGCTACTTTAGCAACTGATACTGCTCAAAGGACCTGGCAGCATTTTATCGGTTTGTTTCTTTTTGCATTCTTGACATTTTTGATGCAGTATATAACCCTAAAAAACAGAACAGCCCTAAAGGTTATTGAGGGTGAGCCTACAGTTCTGATACATAAAGGAAAGATTTTAGAAAAGAATATGAAGGAAACAAGAATAAATATAGGGGATTTATTATCTGAGTTAAGGCAGAATAACATTTTTGATATTAGAGATGTGCATTATGCTATTCTGGAGACAGATGGGAAGTTAAGTGTTCTGCCTAATGCTGATAAGAAACCACTTACTCCCAGTGATATAAAACAGACCGGTCAGGAAGAGGCAGTCAATTCGGAACTTATAGTAGATGGAAAGATAATTAAACAAAATATAAAGCAGCATGGACTAAATAGTAAGTGGTTAAGGGAACAATTAAAAAATAATAATATTGAAAAGGTTGCGGATGTTGTTTATGCTGCCTATAATCCCGTAGATGGTAGTCTATATTTTGACCTTAAAAAAGATAAACTGGGCAAGGATAAATTAGATATAAGTGATATAGAATAA
- a CDS encoding class I SAM-dependent methyltransferase produces the protein MDCKICNNKTLDILELESIYYYCPKCNLIFIDEISILDSIEEKSRYEEHENGHENQGYVRMFEIFIKQVIEPYISKTGLVLDFGCGPGPVLGALLKERDFTVDQYDPYFFPERVFEGKKYDLITSTEVFEHLKEPLQEMNKLYEHLKKDAYLAIMTSFHPGIDDFADWWYKRDPTHITFYNSNTFKEIARKYSLEIVFEDGDKYCLFKKR, from the coding sequence ATGGATTGTAAAATATGTAATAATAAAACGCTGGATATACTGGAATTAGAGTCAATATATTATTATTGTCCCAAATGTAATCTAATCTTCATAGATGAAATCTCAATCCTTGATAGTATTGAAGAAAAAAGTAGATATGAAGAACATGAAAACGGCCATGAAAACCAGGGCTATGTAAGAATGTTTGAGATTTTTATTAAGCAGGTAATTGAACCATATATAAGCAAGACCGGATTAGTACTGGATTTTGGCTGTGGTCCAGGACCTGTTCTGGGAGCTCTTTTAAAAGAGAGGGATTTTACTGTTGACCAATATGATCCATATTTTTTTCCAGAACGGGTTTTTGAGGGTAAAAAATATGATTTAATTACATCTACAGAGGTATTTGAACATTTAAAAGAACCTCTTCAGGAAATGAATAAGTTATATGAACACCTTAAAAAAGATGCTTATCTGGCTATCATGACCTCTTTTCATCCAGGGATTGATGATTTTGCAGACTGGTGGTATAAAAGAGATCCTACCCATATTACCTTTTATAATAGTAATACATTTAAGGAGATTGCCCGGAAATATTCTTTGGAGATAGTGTTTGAGGATGGGGATAAATATTGTTTGTTTAAAAAAAGATAG
- a CDS encoding cupin domain-containing protein codes for MKEIFPDPIQKLPEADIPLDGIKAYLSQGKDHQILFMKFEKDVELPEHSHQSQWGIVLEGKIELVIDGERNIFEKGDRYFIPAGVKHHGKIFAGYTDITYFHQKDRYKVKSRC; via the coding sequence ATGAAAGAAATATTTCCTGATCCAATTCAGAAATTACCTGAAGCAGATATACCTTTAGATGGAATTAAAGCATATTTGTCTCAGGGGAAAGATCATCAAATTCTTTTTATGAAATTTGAAAAAGATGTAGAATTACCTGAACACTCCCATCAAAGCCAATGGGGGATTGTCCTTGAAGGAAAAATAGAATTAGTTATTGATGGTGAAAGAAATATTTTTGAAAAAGGAGATAGATATTTTATTCCGGCTGGGGTTAAACATCATGGGAAAATATTTGCTGGTTATACTGATATAACTTACTTTCACCAAAAGGATAGATATAAAGTTAAAAGTAGGTGTTAA
- a CDS encoding CBS domain-containing protein, which produces MYIKDFMIRNMTSVSDCDTLEYAIELMQKAQMNVLPVVDNENIYLGSIYSRNLLKNILPEEYGYLESVRLLHNVNQAANNLHEIRRKLVKDYMSKKVIALKDSDEMKHVAEIMLKNKESVLFITNKIGRLRGYINRGDLLYYLLKAGE; this is translated from the coding sequence TTGTATATAAAGGATTTTATGATAAGGAATATGACCTCTGTTTCTGATTGTGACACATTAGAATATGCTATTGAGTTAATGCAAAAAGCACAGATGAATGTATTACCGGTGGTAGATAATGAAAATATTTATTTGGGTAGTATTTATAGTAGGAACCTACTTAAAAATATTTTGCCAGAGGAATATGGGTATCTGGAAAGTGTTCGATTATTACATAATGTAAATCAAGCTGCCAATAATTTGCATGAAATACGTAGGAAATTAGTTAAAGATTATATGTCTAAAAAAGTGATTGCCCTTAAGGATTCAGATGAGATGAAACATGTAGCCGAGATAATGTTAAAAAATAAGGAGTCTGTTTTATTTATCACCAATAAAATTGGTAGACTGAGGGGTTACATTAATAGAGGGGATTTGCTTTATTATTTGTTGAAAGCAGGTGAATAG
- a CDS encoding GNAT family N-acetyltransferase, whose product MGKLIDTKLSDFKLRFAEIGDVSLILRFIKELAEYEKMLDEVVATEEVLKESLFEKRIAEVIIGEFQDKPVSFALFFHNFSTFLGRPGIYLEDLFVKPEMRGKGFGKIMLSFLAKLAVERKCGRMEWWCLDWNKPSIDFYKHLGAIPMDDWTVYRICDEQLNTLANHFDE is encoded by the coding sequence ATGGGTAAGTTAATTGATACTAAGTTGAGTGATTTTAAATTAAGATTTGCTGAGATAGGTGATGTCTCCCTAATATTGAGATTTATCAAGGAATTAGCCGAATATGAAAAAATGTTAGATGAGGTAGTAGCAACAGAGGAGGTTTTAAAAGAATCTCTGTTTGAAAAAAGGATAGCTGAGGTTATTATCGGTGAATTTCAGGATAAACCGGTATCATTTGCTTTGTTTTTTCATAATTTCTCTACTTTTCTGGGGAGACCTGGTATTTATCTGGAAGATTTATTCGTAAAACCTGAGATGAGAGGAAAAGGCTTTGGTAAAATAATGCTTTCTTTTCTAGCTAAGCTAGCAGTAGAAAGAAAATGTGGTAGAATGGAATGGTGGTGTTTAGATTGGAATAAACCGTCAATTGATTTTTACAAACATTTAGGTGCAATTCCTATGGATGATTGGACAGTATATAGAATATGTGATGAACAATTAAATACCTTAGCAAATCATTTTGATGAGTAG
- a CDS encoding DUF2000 domain-containing protein: MKCVILINEELPLGLIANTSAVLAMSIGKKYDHLIGCDVEDQDGVIHPGITQIPIPLLKGNDELLKTIRTRILNKEVNDVYMIDFCNMAQKSKNYDQYMIRMKATPTEKLSYLGIGLCGPEKAVNKLTGSLPLLR, translated from the coding sequence ATGAAATGTGTAATTCTTATTAATGAGGAACTTCCGTTAGGGCTAATTGCCAATACTTCGGCAGTTTTAGCAATGTCTATAGGAAAAAAATATGATCATTTAATTGGTTGTGATGTTGAGGATCAGGACGGGGTTATTCATCCCGGTATTACCCAAATACCTATTCCATTGTTAAAGGGAAATGATGAATTATTAAAAACCATAAGAACGAGAATTTTAAACAAAGAAGTGAATGATGTCTACATGATAGATTTTTGTAATATGGCCCAGAAATCAAAAAACTATGACCAATATATGATCAGGATGAAAGCAACCCCAACAGAAAAATTATCATACCTTGGAATTGGTCTATGTGGTCCTGAAAAAGCAGTGAATAAACTCACAGGTTCTCTTCCCTTATTGAGATAG
- the spoVAD gene encoding stage V sporulation protein AD translates to MAEKLQGQTISYKNPPHIIAHGSIVGPEEGKGPLGDSFDLVCEDVKCEEKTWEKGEKKMVADLIELTLGKASISASDVDFLIAGDLLDQIITANFVSRDYDIPFLGIYGACSTAVEALALGSMKMDGGYADCILCFASSNYQTAERQFRTPLEYGVQYTGNNQWTVTGAGAYLLGWIGGKVWITHSTIGKVIDLGIKDANDMGAAMAPAAADTILQHFTDLNRGPQDYDMIITGDLAGIGKKILTSLLEEKNIKTGNKLQDCGAMIFGGKKKYGAGGSGCAASAVIIGSVIIPQIISGKLNRVLVIGTGALLSPLSVLQNESVPGIAHAVVIEKIPEE, encoded by the coding sequence ATGGCTGAAAAATTACAGGGCCAAACAATAAGTTATAAAAACCCACCACATATTATAGCCCATGGTTCTATAGTTGGTCCAGAAGAGGGGAAAGGTCCACTGGGAGATAGTTTTGATCTGGTTTGTGAAGATGTAAAATGTGAGGAAAAAACCTGGGAAAAGGGAGAGAAGAAAATGGTTGCTGATCTTATTGAACTTACTCTCGGTAAAGCCTCAATCTCAGCCTCAGATGTAGATTTTCTAATAGCAGGTGATCTGTTGGATCAGATAATTACTGCTAATTTTGTTTCCCGAGATTATGATATCCCTTTTCTTGGTATTTACGGGGCTTGTTCAACAGCGGTTGAGGCCTTAGCATTGGGGAGTATGAAGATGGATGGTGGGTATGCAGACTGTATATTATGTTTTGCCTCAAGTAATTATCAGACAGCAGAAAGACAATTCAGGACACCATTGGAATATGGGGTCCAGTATACAGGTAATAATCAGTGGACAGTTACAGGGGCAGGTGCATATCTTTTGGGGTGGATAGGTGGAAAGGTCTGGATTACCCATAGTACTATTGGTAAGGTGATAGACCTGGGTATTAAAGATGCTAATGATATGGGAGCTGCTATGGCCCCGGCAGCAGCAGATACTATTTTACAGCACTTTACTGATTTAAATAGAGGACCGCAGGATTATGATATGATTATAACCGGTGATCTAGCAGGAATAGGGAAGAAAATTTTGACCAGTCTATTAGAAGAAAAGAATATTAAAACCGGGAATAAACTTCAGGACTGTGGAGCGATGATTTTTGGTGGTAAGAAAAAATATGGGGCTGGTGGTAGTGGATGTGCAGCATCTGCTGTTATAATAGGTAGTGTAATTATACCACAAATTATAAGTGGGAAATTAAATAGGGTGCTGGTTATTGGAACGGGTGCATTACTGAGCCCCTTAAGTGTTCTGCAGAATGAATCGGTTCCAGGGATAGCCCATGCAGTAGTAATAGAAAAGATACCAGAGGAGTGA
- the spoVAE gene encoding stage V sporulation protein AE, with translation MGNYFTAFLIGGLICGLGQVFLDNTKYKPAHLLVALVVLGAVFTGLGWYEPLIKFAGAGVTIPVSNFGNILTKGVLMEAGRDGLLGLFKGLLEVGSAGISASVIISFFMAVIFNPKA, from the coding sequence TTGGGTAATTATTTTACAGCCTTCTTAATTGGTGGATTAATCTGTGGATTGGGTCAGGTTTTTCTGGATAATACAAAATATAAACCTGCCCACTTATTGGTTGCTTTAGTAGTCCTAGGCGCGGTTTTTACTGGTTTAGGGTGGTATGAACCACTAATAAAGTTTGCTGGGGCAGGTGTAACTATTCCTGTTTCAAATTTTGGTAATATCCTGACTAAAGGTGTTTTAATGGAAGCTGGCAGAGATGGTTTGTTGGGATTGTTTAAAGGCTTACTTGAAGTTGGTAGTGCTGGAATAAGTGCTTCGGTTATTATTTCTTTTTTTATGGCTGTTATATTTAATCCTAAGGCTTGA
- a CDS encoding NUDIX domain-containing protein: MQYPEPTVGAVIFNPDNKILLCKSNKWNNKYVIPGGHIELGEKMEEALKREMLEETGLEIYDIKLISLKESVYSKTFHEEKHFIFIDYICRTDSYQVELNEEAQAYVWVSWNEIDEYELGGFTESLLKELRNKEESIHRVDILYDY; the protein is encoded by the coding sequence ATGCAGTATCCTGAACCTACTGTCGGGGCGGTAATTTTTAATCCAGATAACAAAATTCTTCTCTGCAAATCAAATAAATGGAACAATAAATATGTAATTCCTGGTGGTCATATTGAATTAGGTGAAAAAATGGAAGAAGCCTTAAAGCGTGAAATGTTAGAGGAGACTGGTCTTGAAATATATGATATAAAATTAATAAGTTTAAAAGAAAGTGTTTATAGTAAAACCTTTCATGAGGAGAAACACTTTATCTTTATTGACTATATATGCAGAACAGATTCATATCAAGTCGAGTTGAATGAAGAGGCCCAGGCCTATGTATGGGTTTCCTGGAATGAAATTGATGAATATGAGTTGGGGGGATTTACTGAATCCTTATTAAAAGAATTAAGGAATAAGGAAGAATCTATACATAGAGTAGACATATTATATGATTATTAA
- a CDS encoding M18 family aminopeptidase, protein MNKSEVVIEELLDFIYHSPTSFHTVKNSADILKHNGFSELKANENWYLERNKRYYLNINDSAQIAFVTGSASLDRYGFRIIASHTDSPGFRIKPEPEMLNLKKYLKLNTEVYGSPILNTWLDRPLALAGRLSIATDNPFFPDTKLINVKRPILTIPNLAIHLNRDVNKGVEINKQKGLMPLLAMVTNKFEEKDFLFRFLAKEKDIRIEQIVDYDLFLYEYERGRVMGMNNEFISSSRLDDLALVYASIKALIDVERNKASRVMILFDNEEIGSMTKQGADSPFFTNVLERVAINLGYNREEFFCALSNSFMISADMAHAVHPNYNEKHDPTNKNYLNSGPVIKISANQRYTSDSDSIVVCKELCRRAQIPYQIFVNRSDQRGGSTIGPVSATQLPIRSVDIGNPLLAMHSIRELAGVDDFLNIVKLFNFFYGI, encoded by the coding sequence ATGAATAAAAGCGAGGTAGTAATAGAGGAGCTATTAGATTTCATTTACCATAGTCCAACATCTTTCCATACTGTAAAAAATTCTGCTGATATACTTAAACATAATGGTTTTTCAGAACTTAAAGCTAATGAAAATTGGTACTTAGAAAGGAATAAAAGGTATTATTTAAATATTAATGATTCTGCACAAATTGCTTTTGTAACAGGTAGTGCAAGTTTAGATAGGTATGGTTTTCGAATAATTGCCTCACATACTGATTCACCAGGCTTTCGTATTAAACCAGAACCGGAAATGCTTAATTTGAAAAAGTATCTAAAATTAAATACAGAGGTTTATGGTAGTCCAATATTAAATACATGGTTAGATAGGCCTTTGGCACTAGCTGGTAGGCTTAGTATTGCTACAGACAATCCCTTTTTTCCTGATACAAAGTTAATTAATGTTAAAAGACCAATTTTAACTATACCCAATCTTGCTATCCATTTAAATAGGGATGTCAATAAAGGTGTGGAGATAAACAAACAAAAAGGGCTTATGCCTTTGTTGGCTATGGTTACTAATAAATTTGAAGAAAAGGACTTCCTGTTTAGATTTCTCGCCAAAGAGAAGGATATCAGGATAGAACAGATAGTTGATTATGATTTATTCCTTTATGAATATGAACGGGGAAGAGTAATGGGAATGAACAATGAGTTTATATCTTCAAGTAGGCTTGATGACCTTGCTCTGGTTTATGCAAGCATTAAGGCTTTAATTGATGTAGAAAGAAATAAGGCCAGTAGAGTTATGATATTGTTTGATAATGAAGAGATTGGTAGTATGACAAAACAGGGGGCAGATTCACCCTTCTTTACTAATGTTTTAGAACGGGTAGCCATTAATCTGGGATATAATAGGGAAGAATTCTTTTGTGCATTGTCTAATTCATTTATGATTTCAGCAGATATGGCCCATGCAGTTCATCCTAATTATAATGAGAAACATGACCCTACAAATAAAAATTATTTGAATAGTGGTCCTGTTATAAAGATTAGTGCTAATCAAAGATATACCTCTGATAGTGATAGCATTGTAGTGTGTAAAGAATTGTGTAGGAGAGCACAAATACCCTATCAGATCTTTGTTAACCGTTCTGACCAGAGAGGGGGCTCTACCATAGGCCCGGTATCTGCAACTCAATTACCTATCAGGTCTGTCGATATTGGAAATCCTTTACTGGCCATGCATTCCATTAGAGAACTGGCTGGTGTAGACGATTTTTTAAATATTGTTAAATTGTTTAATTTCTTTTACGGAATATAA
- the spoVAC gene encoding stage V sporulation protein AC — MKHINKTKDEYQKVVTGNQAPTAKFANFIKAYIVGGFFCVIGQGLWHIYMFANLSQEDAGVLSTITMIFIGGLLTGIGVYDEIGQFAGAGSIVPVSGFANAMVSPAMEFKQDGLILGLGAKMFDVAGPVLVYGMVSAFVIGLLKTVLGG, encoded by the coding sequence GTGAAGCATATTAATAAAACAAAGGATGAATATCAAAAAGTTGTAACAGGAAATCAGGCCCCTACAGCAAAGTTTGCGAATTTTATTAAAGCCTATATTGTAGGGGGATTTTTTTGTGTTATTGGACAGGGGTTATGGCATATCTATATGTTTGCTAATCTTTCTCAAGAAGATGCAGGGGTTTTAAGTACAATTACAATGATTTTTATTGGGGGGTTATTGACTGGAATAGGGGTTTATGATGAGATAGGACAGTTTGCAGGTGCAGGTTCAATAGTCCCTGTAAGCGGTTTTGCCAATGCAATGGTGTCACCGGCAATGGAGTTCAAACAGGACGGGTTGATTCTGGGATTAGGTGCCAAGATGTTTGATGTTGCAGGTCCGGTGCTGGTTTATGGAATGGTGTCTGCCTTTGTAATAGGCTTATTAAAAACAGTATTAGGGGGATAA